The following proteins are co-located in the Spirochaetota bacterium genome:
- the rpsT gene encoding 30S ribosomal protein S20 — protein sequence MANIKSNEKRARQSIKRYQRNRMWKEKVKNTKKRIAKYVLSGNIDKAELKKMLLEFQSIVDKTYTKGVFKKNKVSRLKSRMYNFISKHVDLKSLS from the coding sequence ATGGCTAATATAAAATCAAACGAGAAGAGAGCTAGACAAAGTATCAAACGCTATCAAAGGAATAGGATGTGGAAGGAGAAGGTCAAGAATACTAAAAAAAGAATAGCAAAATATGTATTATCCGGCAATATTGACAAAGCTGAACTCAAAAAAATGTTGCTTGAATTTCAATCTATTGTTGACAAAACTTACACCAAGGGTGTGTTTAAGAAAAACAAAGTTTCAAGGCTTAAGTCAAGAATGTATAATTTCATATCCAAACATGTTGATTTGAAGAGTTTATCCTAA